A single window of Leptolyngbya ohadii IS1 DNA harbors:
- a CDS encoding cofactor assembly of complex C subunit B: MAKDQNAVLRQMPIAVGILGGTLLMVNRLLTPALTDSQARSDVMGVILSAILILTGLIWQQVQPKSPDAVELIGKEGFELAQDLPESIQTELAWSTHLLLTNTVTRSIVIWYEDRVLLRRGILGKSEVKPGTIVQRVLSTQKPVYLVKLALYPGRIEFDYLPENTQGVICQPIGKSGVMILGANAPRSYTKQDETWIAGIADKLANSLESVVGGGVGSRE; this comes from the coding sequence ATGGCAAAAGATCAAAACGCAGTTCTCCGACAAATGCCGATCGCCGTCGGTATCTTGGGCGGTACGCTGCTGATGGTCAATCGACTCCTGACCCCTGCCCTGACGGATTCCCAGGCGCGATCGGATGTGATGGGCGTGATTCTCAGTGCCATCCTGATCCTCACCGGATTAATTTGGCAGCAGGTTCAGCCTAAGTCCCCCGATGCGGTCGAGCTGATTGGCAAAGAAGGCTTTGAGCTGGCACAGGATTTACCGGAATCGATTCAAACCGAGCTTGCTTGGTCAACCCACCTGCTGCTCACCAACACCGTTACCCGATCGATCGTGATCTGGTACGAGGATCGCGTTTTGCTGCGTCGCGGCATTCTAGGAAAATCAGAAGTCAAACCAGGGACGATCGTACAGCGGGTTCTCTCCACCCAAAAGCCCGTCTATCTCGTCAAACTTGCCCTCTATCCCGGACGCATTGAATTCGACTATCTGCCCGAAAACACTCAGGGCGTCATCTGTCAGCCGATCGGCAAATCCGGCGTGATGATCCTCGGCGCAAATGCCCCCCGCAGCTATACCAAACAGGACGAAACCTGGATTGCGGGAATTGCGGATAAGCTGGCAAATAGTTTGGAATCGGTGGTGGGTGGGGGAGTAGGGAGTAGGGAGTAG
- the trpD gene encoding anthranilate phosphoribosyltransferase produces the protein MSNSSATVIPSASNVLLEQDWSLLLQQLLDGQSLTVDQSVALMEGWLAEAIPPVLSGGILAAIQAKGVSAAELTGMAQVLQARSIGSSDTSGFPSPRIDTCGTGGDGAETFNISTTVAFVAAAAGVPVAKHGNRSASGKVGSADVLESLGVNLGASPDRIKAALSEVGVTFLFAPGWHPAMKAVVPLRKTLRVRTVFNLLGPLVNPLRPTGQVVGVFSSTLVETIAQSMNQLGLPEAIVLHGREKLDEAGLADATDAAILSQGEVRSLTLYPEELGLTPAPTEALRGGEVADNAEILKAVLQGGGTLAQQEVVALNAALALKVGCALPEFSNDPIATYRKGIAIAKDILASGAAWNKVEELRAFLQEG, from the coding sequence ATGAGCAATTCCTCTGCAACCGTAATTCCTTCTGCCTCCAATGTTTTATTGGAGCAAGATTGGTCGCTGCTCTTACAACAGCTTCTCGACGGGCAATCCCTGACGGTGGATCAGTCGGTGGCGCTGATGGAAGGCTGGCTGGCGGAGGCAATTCCTCCAGTGCTGTCGGGCGGCATTCTGGCGGCGATTCAGGCGAAGGGCGTTTCCGCAGCGGAACTGACAGGGATGGCGCAGGTGCTTCAGGCGCGATCGATCGGCAGTAGCGATACGTCAGGGTTTCCTTCTCCCCGGATTGATACCTGCGGCACGGGGGGCGATGGTGCAGAGACGTTCAATATTTCGACGACTGTGGCATTTGTAGCGGCAGCGGCTGGGGTTCCGGTTGCAAAGCACGGCAATCGCTCTGCGTCGGGGAAAGTCGGGTCGGCGGATGTGCTGGAGTCGCTGGGCGTGAATCTGGGTGCGTCTCCCGATCGCATTAAGGCAGCACTCTCAGAGGTGGGCGTGACGTTTTTGTTTGCTCCCGGCTGGCATCCGGCAATGAAGGCAGTCGTGCCTTTACGGAAAACCCTGCGGGTGCGGACGGTGTTTAATCTGCTGGGTCCGCTGGTGAATCCCCTGCGTCCGACAGGTCAGGTGGTGGGCGTGTTTAGCTCAACTCTGGTCGAAACGATCGCCCAATCGATGAATCAGCTAGGGCTACCGGAGGCGATCGTGCTGCACGGACGGGAAAAGCTGGACGAGGCGGGACTGGCGGACGCAACGGATGCGGCGATTTTGTCTCAGGGCGAAGTGCGATCGCTCACGCTTTATCCAGAAGAACTGGGGCTAACTCCGGCTCCAACAGAAGCTCTGCGGGGCGGCGAAGTGGCGGACAATGCAGAAATTCTGAAAGCCGTCCTGCAAGGGGGCGGCACCCTGGCACAGCAGGAAGTCGTTGCCCTCAATGCGGCACTTGCCCTGAAGGTAGGATGTGCCCTGCCCGAATTTTCCAACGATCCGATCGCGACTTACCGGAAAGGGATTGCGATCGCAAAGGATATTCTGGCAAGCGGGGCTGCCTGGAACAAGGTGGAAGAACTGCGGGCATTCTTGCAGGAAGGATGA